AGGTTTGCAATGCTTGGCCAGGTTTTCGTGGCTGAACATCTTGAGGAGGGACGCACCCGAGACCGAGCGGGACAGGAGAGGCGAATTGAAAGGAGAGGACTCAGCAGAAGAGGCGGTATCACTGTCCCCGCCACCAAAGTACCTGCAGGGGCTCGCCAACGACAGGCTAAATTCTGGCGCGTTCAGGTGCTGGGTTTCCCCATTGCCCTTCTGGTTGCTTGACCGCTTCCTCTGGGAGTTGGGTGAGGTCACGGGGCTTCCAGGGTCCACGTGGAACAGTGACTCCTTACGCCTGGTGTGAGGGCTTTCAGTCAAAGTGGAAAAACCATAGGAGGTCTGGGTCAAAGGCATGTATGGGAGGGACATGGCACTCTGCGACTGGGGGTCATAATTGGTGTTGCAGCTGGCTTCACTCTGATCAGAGTTGGTGTCATCCGCACTCTCAATCTGAATGATGTGGCGGCTCGCCACCTTGAGCAGGTGGCTGCTGGTCTCCGCGGACGTTCGGCCCCTCAGGCGGGGGCTGCCCTGCGGCTTGCTGCTGATGAGGATCTGCTCGGACGAGGACGGTTTCAGGTTGGTCTTCTTCTGCCGGGGCTCGGCACCATCAGCGGCCGGCCCCTCGGCCGAGCTGTTGGGAAATTTGGGAGGGATGAAGAAGTCGGGAATCTTATCGGGAGTCAGCACGTTACTGAACAGGGAGCCTTTGCCCTGCTTGGGGTCCCTGCCGCTGGCCTCACGGCTCAAGTTGTTTTCCACGGAGCCTCGGATTTTATCGAAAAACCACATTCTATCCTAAAGAGAAACGCCAGTCCCGATCTGCAAGGGAtacatattttttttaaataccAACTTTAAAGGTGTACAATTAGCGCGATGCAACAAGCTCAATCCGTTCGCTTTTAATTAGGAATAAATCAATATGAGACACGTATCGCTTCAGAGTAAAATTCCAATTTTTTTATCAATTTCGACGCATTTTATTTATTTCTCAAATCGTCGACACGGAGCTGAGACCTGTAACCAGGTCGAAATTGGATTAACTTTAAAAATAAAGTCTCAATGGACTTCTTTCCAACAATGTATACCACAATAAACTCGCCTCACAGCACACACACCCCGCCATAGCAACAATCTTCTGCCCTAAATATTTTATCGTTCTTTTTACCAAAAAAACCtaatgtttgttttacaaaaaaaaaccttttgcCTTCCTGTCCATGATGCAGTTTGCCGTGACTTCGATCGGTATATTAACTTCAAAAAAAAATACACAATTGAAGTTTGCAAATctccagcagagagagagagggaaaataaACTACTTTGGAAATGAGAaagcactttgatttctttaaggCAGTCGATCACTTACATGTTGATGGCGTTTTATTTGTTGTGAGGTCGATCTGCTCCAATGCAGTTGCCGTAACTCCCGCAAACTCAACAAATGTGGCACaacgactctctctctctttcgcagcATCGCTTTTAATATGCCCGAGCTGTCACTCAGGAAGCGAGAGAGCTGCCTCAGCCAATGGGTGTGGGAATTGTCGCTCTGGGAGCCAGGTTTCACCTGATGGTGTTGGTAACCAGTCGCTGCACTGAGCTGGGGAGTCGTGTCACTCACTGCACGAAACTTAAGACTGTTTCCGTTCTTGCCAATTGTGCGCTCGAACCGTGACATGAAGGGCAGTCATCTCAGCCCTTCGAGCATCCTCTCAGTCAAGACAGACAATCGTCGTTAGGATCCCGACAgtgcggaaagaggccattctgtccatcgagtctgcaccgaccctctcaACTCGGCTGCGTTAGAAACAATGCAGCCCCAATAAAGGGAAATAAAGGGAGAGAGTTGGATAGCATTAAAAAGGCAggactgtttttgtttttaaacaaaaacGCATAAATGACTTGACATCTCTTAAATCAGAGTCATGGAGTTATggggcatggaaacagacccttcagtccagttcATCTGTCTAACCAGgacttcagaaaatatttacaaggatgttgccaggattggagggtttgagctagacaGAGaggtctattcctgatgaaaggcttttgcccaaaacgtcgattttcctgctcctcggatgctgcctgacccgctgtgcttttccagcaccactttaatctagactctggtttccagcatctgcagtccttgagaggctgaataggctgggcctgtttaccctggagcgtcagaggctgaggggttaccttataaaGGGGCaagggtaggataaatagacaaggtcatttccctgaggtagggcagtccaaaactaaaCTTTTGGAAGgatctaaaagggacctaagaggcaactttttcacgcagagggtggtccgtgtatggaatgagctgccagaggaagtggtggaggctggtacaattgcaacatttaaaagacatctggatgggtacttgaataggaagggtttagaaggatatgggtcaaatgctggcaagtggacctggattaatttaggatatctggtcagcatgggaaagatggactgaagggtctgtttccatgatgtacatcttgATAACtccatatcctaaattaattgaatcccacttgccagcatttggctcatatcctgctaaacccttcatgtatccatccatataccttttaaatgcaattgtatcagcctccaccatttcctttggcagcttattcTATGCACATACCACCATCTTCATGAaacaattgcccctcaggtctatatctctcccctctcaccttaaaatgatgccaTCTGGTTATGAActgccctaccctggggaaaaaaaaccttgggtattcaccctatccatgcccttcatgattttaaaaaaaacctttaaaaggtcacccctcagcctctgacgtccCAGGGAAAAGGAAACagagccaattcagcctctccgtaAACCTCAAATGCTCCATATTTACAGATTTCATATATGTAAAATTAAACATCCTGAATTGCTCTTTTTATTGATCAGAAAGTTGCTGATTACTTAATTAACAATCACATCATAAACTGGACACAGTCAGCGGTCATAACTTTCTGCAAGTTCATGGGTATTAGTGTGTCGATCCAGCAAATTCTGAAAATAGCATGCAAGGGGCAAGTTGTACAAAGCCCATTTGTGCATTAATCTATCATGTAACATGCTATTATTTTCTATAAAGATCCAATGGTATATGCTAATAAGAATTGTTATTAAATATTTGCAAAGGGCAAATGATTTGAAAATCAGACAGCTTTTGTTTAAGGCAAAATAttttagatgctggaaatctgaggcAATTAtggaatgctgaagaaactcagcaggtctggcagcatctgtggagagagaaacagaagtaAAGTCTCAAGTTCAGTATCTTCAGTTTCGCTTTTGGTAGAGGAATCTAGGTAGGACCATGAGAGTGAAAAGAATATGGCTATGGGTGGAGTGGACACATGGATcttctgggctgaatggcctctgctgTACATTCTATGTTGTACTTTCTTTGCATTGGAATGGACACTCACTATTTAGTAAAATAAGAGGaaaatactgcaggtgctggaaatctgaaattaaaaacagtGCTGGAGAAGGTCAGTGGGTCTGGTAGTGTTTGCAGAGAGACAGAGTTGAGGTTTCGAGTCGGATATAACTCTTTTTCCAATTCAATGACTGTTTACCTCTCCACAAttactgacagacctgctgagtttctccagaattcagTGATCCAGCTTTGAAATTGATTTGGTCAAACCCGATTAACATAGGAATTAAGGGCAAGAGGAGGCTACCTGTCCCCTTCAGCCTGCTGCACTATTCAGTAAATACATTGCTGATTTGATGGCTTGGCATTCCCACTTGCCTCCctctgataacctttcaccccccTTGCTTATCCAGAacttatctacctctgccttctGTGTGATTAAAGAGTTTTAAAAAAGcatacttgcatttatatagcacatcTCATGACCACCAGCTGTTttaaagaccataagaccataagaaataggagtgaaagtaaggccattcgtcccatcgaatccactccaccatttaatcatggctgatgggcatgtCAACGCCACTTATCCGCactgtccccgtatcccttaattcgttgcaagattaagaatttatcaatctctgccttgaagatagttAACGTCCCGGCCTGCACTGCGCTgcgtggcagtgaattccacaggtccaccactctctggctgaagaaatgtctcctcatttccattttaaagtgaccctctctaattctaaagctgtgcccacggatcctagtatccccacctgacagaaacaatttcccagcaccCACCCTTTCTAAGCCTTGTAATCTTTCTATtgttgtaagtttctattagatctcccctcaaccttctgaaatctaacgaatacaatcccaggatcctcagccattcatcatataTTAGTCATCCGTATGAATCTCTGATGAAcacattccagtgccagtatgtccttcctgaggtgagggccccaaaactggacacagcattctaaatggggcccatcactgtttttatattccaaccctcttgaaataaatgacaacagtacatttgttttcttaaccacttgtcatcagctgccattctgaaaaagaaccttttatctcaactctctgtcttctgtcagacagccaatcctcaatccatgccagttgCTCACCTTGAACGCCAtggaccctcaccttactcagtagTATCCCGTGAGgctccttatcaaaggccttttggaagtctatgcagataatatccactgggtttccctggtctaacctacttgttccctgttcaaagaattctaacaggtttgtcagacacgacctccccttactaaatccatgctgtcttgttctaatctgaccctgcacttccaagaatttagaaatctcatccttaacgatggattccagAATTTTACCTGCAACCAacgttaggctaatcggcctataattttccatcttttgaccctttcttgaacaaggtggttacaacagtgattttccaatcatctgggactttccctgacttcagtaatttttgaaagattaaaaCCAACGTCTCtgttatttcttcagccacctccctcagaactctaggatgtagtccATTTGGGCTAGGAGGTCTATcagtttttagaccttttagcttatcAAGTACTTTCTCCTTTGTAATGACCACCATACTCAACCCTGCCCCTTGACTCtgcttaattgttgggatattactcatatcttccactgtgaagactgacacaaagtatttattaagatcttcagccatttccttatctcccatcactagccatcctgcatcaatttggagctgcccaatctctacttttgcctctcgtttgtttcttatgtattgaaagcaacttttactatcatttctaatattactgatGAGCTTTCCTTCATATTCGATCCTCTCCTTCtgtatttctctctttgttatcctctgtttgtttttgtagacttcccaatcttctgatttcccagtgctcttggccactttgtaggccttctctttttctgtgatacatttcctgacttccttcatcagccatggttgtctaATCCCCCCACCTCGGATAATCTTTATTTTCTTTGGGATGTACCtatgtactgtgtcctcaattacaaccagaaattcctgccattgttgctgtaCTGTCTTCCCCattaggctctgcttccagtcaattttcctcagttcctttctcatgcccctgtaattacctttatttaattgtaacaccattacatccaactttcccttctctctttcgaactgcagactgaactctaccatgttATGATTGCTGCCTCCTAAGTGATCCCTGACTTTAAgttcttttataaagtctggctcattacattgCACTATGTCCAgtatagcctgctcccttgtggactCCATCACAAGTTGTTTCAAAAAGCTATCCTgtcagcattccatgaattccctttctttggatccaccatCAACATATTCACCCAGTGCATTTGCatcttgaagtcccccatgatcacagTGAGCTTGCCTTTCTGACGTGCCCTATCTATTTCCTAATGCATCTTGCACCCCGATCCTGACCgctgctgggaggtctgtacataactcccattatggtttttttgcctttgtggttcctcaactccacccacacagaccccacatcatctgaccctgtATCATTTAATACCATAGCTTTAATTGCATTCTTAACTAACACGGcaaccccactccctctgcccacctccctgtctttttgataagttgtaagtccttggatgtttaactgtcaGTCCTGAACaccctgcaaccacgtctctgtgatgtcTGACACATCATAATCATTTACGATGATTTGTGTTAttcttcctttttgcttcattcctagtctgccttgaacttaaactctgcacacatgctaacctgctgcttatctttctacttgactccatactccctgttcctttcccttctccccccgactcacaagtttaaagtcctagtgaccaccctatttatccttttcgccAGAACTGTGGTTCCAGATTGGTTCATGTGGAGACCGTCCCATTGGTGCAGATCGccccagttccaaaactgatgtcaatgtcccatgaaatagaaaccctctttcccacactaatctcttagccatgtgtttacttccctaattttcttatctctGTGCCAAttagcacgtggctcgggcagcaatccagagattatgaccctcgaGGGCCTGTTCTTCTTTACAGTCAATAGTTTAGttttgaaatgtaatgtaatgtaggaaatgtggcagccaattGTGCGCAGCAAGCTCGCATAATAGAGAAATGCCCCAATGATCTGTTCTTATGATGCTAATTGAGAGATAGTTAGTAACCAGCACACCAAAGGGAACTCCCTGTTCTTCTTTGACATAGTACCATGGGATCTCTTACATCCATCTGAGTAGCAAATGAAAACACAGTTTAGCATCTCATCTGAAATGCAGCACGCCCACAGTATTGCATTAGAATGTCAGCCTCACCAAAATCCTGTAAAGCATATGGGTTACCCACTTTGGTAGGCACTGTCACATCTTAACCTTCTGAATACTACATTTGAGCTGCAGTGTCTGTCATTGATTGCATTCTTGCTCTCCCCTCGGAAAAACGA
Above is a window of Chiloscyllium punctatum isolate Juve2018m chromosome 24, sChiPun1.3, whole genome shotgun sequence DNA encoding:
- the LOC140494711 gene encoding C2 calcium-dependent domain-containing protein 4C-like, which codes for MWFFDKIRGSVENNLSREASGRDPKQGKGSLFSNVLTPDKIPDFFIPPKFPNSSAEGPAADGAEPRQKKTNLKPSSSEQILISSKPQGSPRLRGRTSAETSSHLLKVASRHIIQIESADDTNSDQSEASCNTNYDPQSQSAMSLPYMPLTQTSYGFSTLTESPHTRRKESLFHVDPGSPVTSPNSQRKRSSNQKGNGETQHLNAPEFSLSLASPCRYFGGGDSDTASSAESSPFNSPLLSRSVSGASLLKMFSHENLAKHCKPLQSFTRNSSLSTDDCSSTDASPCVSRRVRCPTPPAGGPSASRGVLPLSLLHYQDRVLKEHTIRLNKGGAVRLSAEYDCTNARLRIRIITAEDLYDKTLDNKSINCCVILYLTPGKIQKQRSTIIKNSRNPIFNEDFFFDGLPLDEFKRAALKLKVVNKASSLKRDVVLGEKELKLSLLLPFF